A genomic region of candidate division KSB1 bacterium contains the following coding sequences:
- a CDS encoding response regulator transcription factor yields the protein MANPKKQQQRILLIEDDPNLGYILQENLELHGYHVHRCMDGEEGLDAYLRNNFNLCLIDVMLPKKDGFCLAKDIRKTNQKIPIIFLTAKSLKEDRIEGFKIGGDDYVVKPFSMEELVLRIQAVLKRTGKSSQVSIEKAKFPIGQYTFDYENQILILQDHSTKLTSKEAELLKLLCMHENDILDREIALKLIWSDDNYFTGRSMDVFISRLRKYLSNDTNVEIRNVHGKGFKLVVKT from the coding sequence ATGGCAAATCCAAAAAAACAGCAGCAGCGAATTCTGCTAATTGAGGACGATCCTAACTTAGGATATATTTTACAAGAAAACTTGGAATTGCATGGATATCACGTGCATCGATGCATGGACGGTGAAGAAGGTTTGGATGCTTATCTTCGCAATAATTTCAACCTTTGCCTGATCGATGTAATGCTGCCAAAAAAAGATGGTTTTTGCCTTGCAAAAGACATTCGAAAAACTAACCAGAAAATACCCATTATTTTCCTGACAGCCAAATCCCTCAAAGAAGATCGGATAGAAGGATTTAAAATAGGCGGTGATGATTATGTTGTTAAGCCATTTAGTATGGAAGAATTGGTTCTGCGTATTCAGGCAGTTCTTAAAAGAACAGGGAAATCATCGCAAGTTTCCATTGAAAAAGCAAAATTTCCCATTGGTCAATATACATTTGATTATGAAAATCAAATATTGATTTTACAAGATCATTCAACTAAGCTAACTTCAAAAGAAGCCGAACTGCTGAAATTATTATGTATGCATGAAAATGATATTTTAGACCGTGAAATAGCGCTAAAACTGATTTGGAGCGATGATAATTATTTCACTGGTAGAAGCATGGATGTGTTTATTTCTAGATTGCGTAAGTATTTGAGTAATGATACAAACGTCGAAATCAGGAATGTTCATGGTAAGGGATTTAAGTTGGTTGTTAAGACGTGA